The nucleotide window ACGAATGAGCAAGGTCACCGCACTCGCACCGTGGTTCGGCAGCAACCGCACCCTCGCGGAGAACGTGGGGGCGGCCCTGGCCGGGTGCCGCTGGGTCGGGGTGCCGTTCGCCGGCGGCATGAGCGAGCTGCTGCACATTCAGGCGCCCACGGTGGTAGTGGGGGACTTGCACCCCCACGTGCTGAACCTCGCGGCCGTGGTCGCGAACCCTTGCCTCCGCGCCGAGTTGGTCGAGCGGCTTGACGGACTGCCGTACCACCCCGATGTCCTCAAAGCGGCTCAGCAGCGGTGCGCCGAACGGGAGGGGGCCTTCGACGACGGTTGGTTCGGTGAGGGCGGCTTGATCGGGAACAGCGTGGACCTTGATTGGGCCTGTGACTACTTCGTGTGCGCGTGGATGTCTCGCAACGGCTGCGCGGGCACTCGGAACGAGTTCACGAGCTCCTTCAGCGTTCGCTGGGACGCCGGCGGCGGGGATTCCGCGACCCGGTTCCGCAATGCAACGGCCGGACTCGTCGAGTGGTCCGCGATCATGCGGGCCTGCACCTTCGTGCGGCTGGACGTGTTCCAGTTCCTCGCCGCGGTCAAGGATCTGGCGGGGCACGCGCTGTACCTCGACCCGCCGTTCCCGAAGGTGGGCGACGCGTACAAGTTCGGCTTCGGCGAATCGGATCAGCGGCGGCTCGCGAAGGAGCTCGCCGGCTTCAAGACGTGTCGAATCGTGGTGCGGTACTATGACCACCCGCTGATTCGCGAACTGTACCCGGAACCGCTGTGGACCTGGCACCGGTTCACCGGGCGGAAGCAAACCAATGCGGCGGCGAATGAGGAAGTGCTCCTGGTGAGGAACGCGGCATGATGATCAAGATCGAGAAGATCCCGCAGGGCGTGCAGGTCACCGTCACCCCGAGCGGCGCGAAGAAGCCGGTCACGTTCGTGATCCAGCCCGGTCAGCTGGGGTTGATCACAGAGATGCTGCGGACCGCCATGAGTGCCGAGACCTTCAAGTTCGAGCTGCAGCTATGAGCGAGCGGGCCGGGTTCCTCAGCGCGATCCTCGAGAGCCCCGCGGACGACACCGCGCGGGCCGCGTACGCGGACTGGCTCCGCGAGCAGCCGGGGGCGTTCGACCGGCTGCACGGGCGGTTCCTGTGGGCCGGGCTCACGCTGGCCCGGTTCCGCGGCCAGGAGGTGGTCGAGGACGGGATGTTCTTCGACGCCCTGAGGGACCAAGCCGAGGCGGCGCCCGAGGTCATCGCGGTGCAGTTGCAGCACGTACTCGGGTGGGGCTGGAACGCCACCGAATGGGCCTGGGACAACGAGACCGCGGCCCCGGACCGGATCCACGTGGCGACGATCCCGCCCAAGGTGGCGAACGAGACCCCGGCCGAGCGTCGGGAGCGGCGGCGATCGGGGCGGGCCCGGACGACCGCGGCCGGTTACGAGCGCGGGTGCCTCACGTGGGTGCGGGTCCGCGCCAAGCAGTGGGAGCTCGCGGGCGAGAAGATCCTTGGGAGTTGTCCGCTCCAGCGGGTCGAACTGCTGGAACTGCCGGGGCTGGTGCTGAGCATCGAGAGCGACGACGGCTGGCGGTTGCGTGGCGAACTCCGGCCGCCGTTGACTCAGCGCCTCGACCGGGCGGGCACGGCGGCCGCCCCGATCGAGGCATCGGAGCCGGATCGGATGGAGGAGGGCTTCGCGCGTGACAAGTTCGTTCGGCGGTTCGCCCACTCCACCTGGGCGGTGCTCACGCGTCTGCACTTCATGGCCGGGTTCGCGTGGCCCGGGCCGCTGCCGGAAAGCATGATGGGACCCGGCCCGTACGTCGGAGTCGATCCTTCGCCGGAGTTGCTCGGAGGGATTTGATCCGCACCACATCTCGTTCACCCGCAGAGCCGGGCACCCCAGCGGTGCGCCGGCTCGCGTTCGTTTCATGCCCCCGCACCTCTCGTTTCGCGCGCCACGTGCGTGAGTCCAGAGGCCCTATAAGGGGTCTTAAGAGAGTAATTTCTTACCACTCAAAATATCCCTTATAGGGGCCTCCCCGCCCCCGGCTCGCACTTCGCGCGTGAATCGAAACCCCGCCTTCCCGCGGCTTTCATCCGGGCAACCCGGGGCGGCATCATCAGTAGCGGAAACAAGAGGATTCTGGAGCCTCCGGTGGCGGGCACGGGCGAGGACAAACTGAGCGCCCGGCAGGAACTCGCCATCGTGGCCCTGCTCGGGTCGTCCACGGTCAAAGGGGCCGCCGAGCAGGCCAAGGTGTCCGAGGCCAGCCTGTTCAAGTGGCTCAAGGACCCGGCGTTCAAACAAAGATTATCGTATGTTCGCAAGATAGTTACGGATCAGGCGTTCACCGCGGTGGGCACGGACCTGCAGGAGATCGGGCGGAACGCGGTGGCGACGATCAAGCGGAACCTGGGGCCGCCCGCGCCGCCGGCGGTGCAGGTGCGGGCCGCGACGGTGGCCCTGGACAAGCTCGCCAACTGGCAGATGGTGGCGGACCTGCAGGAGCAGATCGAGGGCCTCAAGGCGCAACTGGCGGGGCAGGCGCATGGCGAGCATCGCGAGCCTCCGGGCGCAGGTGGCGAAGCTGCGGGCGCAAGCGGCGGCGCGGATGCGGTGCGGGTCGCGGGAGACGCTGGAGCGGCTGCGGGCGGACCCGACGCTCCCGTTCACGGCGATGGGGTGGCGGCCGGACCCGTGGCAGGCCCGGTTCCTGACGAGCCCGGGGAAGCGGGAGTCGCTCCTCTGTTCCCGCCAGGCGGGTAAGAGCACCGCGACCGCGGCCCGCGTCGTGCGGGAGGCGCTCCTGTACCCGCGGGCCGACTGCCTCGTGTTCTGCCCCACGATGCGGCAGAGCATGGAAATGCTCCGCAAGGTGCGCGACTTCTACCGCGCGCTGGGGAGCCCGGTGGCCGAGCTCGCGGACACGAAGACGAGCCTCGAGCTGGCGAACGGGTCGCGGGTCATCAGCCTGCCCGATTCGCAGGAGGGCGTGGTCGGGTTCAGCGCGCCGCGGCTGGTCGTGATCGACGAGGGGAGCCGGGTCAGCGACGAACTGTACAAGAGCGTCCGCCCGATGCTCGCGGTGTCGAAGGGCCAGTTGCTCACGCTATCGACGCCGTTCGGGAACCAGGGCTGGTTCTTCGACATCTGGGACGACAGCGCCGAAGGGTTGAAGCGGCGGTCGAAGCTGCACGAGCCGTGGCAGCGGACCGCGGTGCCGGCGAGCCAGATCCCGCGGATCACGCCCGAGTTCCTGGAGGACGAGCGGGCCGAGCTGGGCGAGCGGTGGTTCCAGCAGGAGTACTTCCTCCGGTTCCTCGACTCGATCGACGCGGTGTTCAGTCAGGCGGTGATCCACGGGGCCCGGTCCGAAGGGATCGAGCCCCTGTTCGACCTGGGGGCGTAATGAATGTCGGCCGAAGTATTTACTTCGTGTTGTAGAGACCGGAAGCGGTCTTTACATTGTCGAGCAGGCATTTGTCCTCACTGCCACTGACGAGGCCGATGATGGCACCGACCACACCCCCGACGACCGTTCCGACAACCGGAACAACGGAACCGGCCGCTGCTCCGGCCATCATGCCACCCATCGCACCGAGCTGTGACCCGAGAACACTGTGGGCGGCCTGATCGGCGGCTTCGTCGCCACCCCGCTTCCGCTCCGCCTCAATGATCTCGCGAGCCTGATGGACTGCGCCCCAGAACGGCATAGCTCTCCTCCTAAACATTGACTTCGATGCTAGATCGAAGTCAGATAATCGAACCGAGTTGGCGGGTCTCTGTTGCCGCCAACCACTACCCATTGTTACGCACGCGAGGTGATTTTATTTATGAAATCCATCTACTCATTATAATCTCATAAAATATGGCATTGCCCCTCTAGGGCGATAAAAGTCAGGCCAGGTGGCTGATTCCAGTGCTCGGCAGTAGTTGGCCCATCGCACCACACCATTCCATCCGGGCAACCCCCTCCCGCACACTGGGCTCGTCTGGTGCGGGCGCCCGCACCTCCGCTCCGTCCGCCGAGGGCCCCGACCGTGCCGAACGTGAAAGCGATTCTCCTGGCCGTTCTGAAGGGCGCCGCGTGCCTGTTCGTGCGCTCGCGCCTCGACAACGTGGTGTCGCCCCCGAGCACCTTCACGCCCCCGTCCGTCATTACGCCCACCGTGGGGCGGGTGGTGTGGTTCTTCCCGGCGGACCGCGCCCCGAGCGATCAGCCGCTGCCGGCGCTCGTCGCCCACGTGTGGAGCGACACGGTGGTGAACCTCGCGATCTTCGACGCGAGCGGTAACCCGGTGCCGAACCCGCCCACGTCGGTGCCGCTGCTCTCCGCGAGCAGCGTGCCTCCTGGCGGCGGGCCGTACTGCACCTGGATGCCGTACCAGCAGGGCCAGGCCGCGAAGACCGATGCCCTGGCGAAGCAGCTGGCGGCGCGGTCGTGAACCCGAACCCGCCCACGTCCGACCCGGACCGGCGGGCGGACCCGTGGGGCCGCGACGACGGCCGGCACGATTACGACGTGGTTCCGAGGGGCGGGCTGTGGGAGTGAACCCCGAGAAGCTGTTCAGCGGGCTCGACCTCGGCAAGGCCGCGGACTTCAGCGTCCTGGCCACGGTCGGGCGCCGCAAGCTCGACCGCCCCGTGGCGAAGCGGCGGTTCAGCTACTCGGTCCGGTGGCTGCAGAGCTGGGACCTGGGCACGCGGTACACCGCGACCCGGCCCGGCGAGCGGTCCGTGATCGGCGACGTGAAGGCGCTGTACGAGCAGCCGGCGCTGACGTGGACGACGCTCGCGGCGGACTACACCGGCGTCGGCATGGCGGTGATCGAGCAGGTCATGGCGGCCAAGGTGAAGGCCCGGTTGCACCCCGTGTGCATCACCGCGGGCCACTCGATCAGCACGCCCGACGAGACCAAGGACCGCTCCTGGCACGTGCCAAAGAAGGAACTGGTCTCGACGCTGGTCGTGCTGCTGGAGAACGAGCTGCTCAAGTGGCAGGCCCCGAACACCCGCGGGGCGCTGCCGCTGATCGGGCGGTTCGAGAAGGAACTGCAGGCGTTCCGCGAGCACGTGACGAAGTCGAAGAACGTGACCTTCGGGGCCGAGCAGAGCCAGCACGACGACATCGTGATGGCTGTTGCGCTGTGCTGCTGGCTGGCGGAGCACAGCGGGGGCGGGGACGCGGCCGGGATCGGCGTGCCCGACGAGCGGGACGCGAGCGCGGTGGGCGGGGCGCCCGCCGGCGTGTTCGCCAGCGGGAACGGGGTGTGAGGGGCGATGCGTCGCAAATCAGCCGGCGGTGTCAGGTGCAGCGCCGGGTTCGGCTCGACAACCGGTGCTTGGCGCGGCCCGTCGAGTTAAACGGCCATTTGAACGGTAACGCCACGCCTGCTGAGCTCGTTCACGAACGAGAGCAGCGCACCTTGGTCGAACGCTACATGCACGAGGCAGAAGGTCACCTGCCGACCGTTCCTGTCGGTGACGTGCATCCGCCCCTTCTTGATGAACCCTACCATGCTGAAGCCGTCAGCTCGCGCGAGGAGTTGTCCCGAACCGTTTTGCAGTTCGCCGACGGCGACGGCCCTCAACTTGTCTGTGTGGTATCGTTGCTCGATGAAGCGACCGGCCAAGCCACCTGGCGTTAAACCTCGAATGATGACCTCGTCCTTTCGCAGGCAGAGCCGGCACTGCGACAGGCAGGAGACCAAGTACCGGACATACCAGACTGTACTCAGCAGGACAACTGGAGCGGTGATCCCGTTAACGATCGGTCTGACCAGATCGGCTCGTAATCGGCCGTCGAAAACGATCCAGAGGCCGCCCCCGACAAAGAGGTAGTACATGACCAAGACGATCAGCCACTCCGGCCGAAGCTGCGCCAGGAGGCCAAGGAAAATTTGTGCGCGGGTGCGAGCAAAAAAGCTCATCTCACGTCCTTTGGTCCGCCTCCTCGACGACCCGCCTTTGCCGCCGAACATACAGCTCACCTGCACCGCCATCTCCGGATGAGCAATGCGTCCCGAATCAGATGGCGGTGTCAGGTGCAGCGCCGGGTTCGGCTGCCTTTTGCCTAGAAGCTAGGAAAGAGCGCACGAACGCCGCCTGTCGCTGGACTCCGACGTTGGGATGCGTCGCCATTGCTTCCAGAATTTGACCGCAATCTTCGGGGTCTGCGAGGCCGGACCAGAGCAGTTGGTCAACGATCCCTGCACCCCACACCTGCACGCCCTCATCTTCATCGCCGAGGAATTCAGCCGCCCAAGCGATCCCTCTTCCGTCGGCAACCATCCGAAGCAGCTCGACGGCTGATCTTCGGGACTCTGCGTCCGCCTCACTGCGAGCAATCTCCAGGCACCGCTCCATCGCTGATAACGGCTTTAAGAGGGCAAGCACTGAGCGGGCCAACTCGCTGCCCGGTGCGCCCGCGACGTAATAGTCCACGGCGGATCGAAGGGAATCAACACCGACGATCAACTCCAGCGCTTGACGGCCCAAGTCCGAGCCGCCACTTTCGCCACCATCACGAAGAGTGCCGAGTTTCTGGGCCAGAGCGTGCCAATCCACCAGCCCCACCACGGAAGCCCTCTGGGTGCCGAACATAAAGCTCACCTGCACCGCCCCCTGCCAAGGGAGCGATGCCATCCAAGCTACATGGCGGTGTCAGGTGCAGCGCCGGGTTCGGCGTGCCTTTACTCCGCGCACAGGAAACCCGCGGCCTGCCACGCCGCAAAGCTCTGGGCTACTGGCTCAAAGCAGTCCGGCGTCATTGCCCCCATGCCGACGCTGTGGACCTGCCCGTCCGCGAGCGACAGCACGAGCGCGACCCCGCCGCTGTTGTCGCCGATCATCAGGTGCCCTGGGCAGTACGCCCGCGACTCGTGGGTGTCATTCCGCTCCATCACGGCGGTGCGACCGTACACCAGCGTCCGCCCATTGGCCGCGAGGAACGACACGGCGGTGCCCGCTAGGAAGGAACGGTACGGCTCCGGCAGCGGTCGCCCGAGCCATGTCTCGACCTCTTCCAGCGACTGCACGCCCTGCGCCCTCCGGTGGCCGAACAAATAGCTCACCTGCCGCGGGGTGAGCGAAACGGTCAGGAAACGACGCATTTGACGCGGTCAGGTGCAGCGCCGGGTTCGGCCTCTTGGGCGCTGCATGTGGTTAACCGACCGGTCCCTTCGTCGGCGGGACCGGGTCGGGGGTACATGGCGAGCGGGTGAGGGCGGTTGTGAGTCCACCGCCGATGCGGTAGAGGAGCACCGCGAGGTCGCGGGCACCGATCCCGGCGCACGCCAGCAGCAGAGCGGACAGCAGCCACACAACCACTGACTCGGACGAGAAGAAGAACCGCTCAAGAGCGGCAGCCCACCACTGGGCGCTGCCGCTCGGGGACACACCCGTCATACTTGCGAAGGCGAAGGCTACGACGAGCGGCCACCCGATCGCCGCGGCCATCATGGCGGCAAGGAGCAGCCGCGCGACCAAGAAGCCCGAGCTAACGTGCTTCGTCATCGCTCTACCTCTGCTTGCCGAACGATGAAGCTCACCGGCCCGGCCGCGACGCCAGTGTGCGGCAGAGACGCGCAGGGAGCAACGGGAAACAGACGACGTGGCCGGGTCCGGTGCAGCGCCGGGTTCGGCCTCGGCCACCTACACGTCGCGGTGAAACAGCCGCCGCACCTCGGCCTCGTACTCGGCAGCCAACCCGAACTCCTCCGGTTGCCGGGTGTGGTTGCCGAACAGGTCGGCCATCGCGATCCGCCACGCTCCCGCGTGCGTCATCAGCCCGCGCTTGTCCATCGGCTCGTAGTGAAACCGTGCCACGCTTCGGCGGTGAGCCTCGTCCGGCTCAACACCGCCGATCTTGACGAGCACCCACGCGTACAGCTGCTGCTCGGCCTCCAGGTACGGGACGTACTCCGCGTCCGGCCACCAGTCAACTGGGCGAGTTGCCGCCGACTCCGCTCGCTGGCGGACTCGGGTGAGCCAGTTGTCCGGCTGCGGTTCCGCCATCCGGTGGACTCCTCTGTGGCCGAACAAATAGCTCACCTGCACCGCCATCACCGGATGAGCAGTGCGTCACAAATTAGATGGCGGTGTCAGGTGCAGCGTCGGGTTCGGCGTGCCTCTGCTCCGGAGGCAGCCCGCCCTGATGCCGGATGAACGCCAGTCCCGTGGGATCGTAGTACCCCGGCGCGTGGACGCTCACGCTGTCGAACGTGAAGCCCTGGTCGCCGTCCTCGTCCGACACGCAACTCCGCCACAGGCCCATGCGCAGATCGGGGAAGTAGTACGAGTGCCGCCCTGGCCGGTACACTTCTGGCGCCAACCCGAGCCGCTCGGCGATCTCGGCGATGACCTCGTCGGCCCCGGCCTCGAACAGGTCGATGCCCTCGAACGATCCCCAGTGCTTGGGCGATTCGACGAACGCCACCACCGGTGGATCACCGCGGAAATCCACCCGGATGTCGCGATCCTGGTCGAGCAGGGGTTGTACTTCCGCGCGGGTCATGCCCAGCCGCACCATGCCGGCGAGCGACCGGATGCCGATGTGCGGGACCACCTCATCCGCTGCCATCAGCGCCCTCTGTTGCCGAACATACAGCTCACCTGCACCGCCATCACCGGATGAGCGGTGCGTTCCGAATCAGATGGCGGTGTCAGGTGCAGCGCCGGGTTCGGCTCGCCTTGCTCGGGACTGAATCGGCCGCGCCCCGTCAGCAGAGCCGCCAAATGAGGCAAGCGACACCGCCGGTCAACGTTACGCCGGGTTAGGACTCTGCTTGGCTCCACTCAGCCAGCGCCGCCCCGGCACGCCGCAACTCCGCCCGCACGACGCTCAGCGTGGCGTCCGTTTGCCAGCAGCAGGCGTCGTCGGAGGTCGAGCCCATGTACACGCCGAGCAGCACCCGGCCGTCGTCCCCGGCCTCGGCCCGTAGGGTAAAGTCCTCCCCGCTCGCCGTCCACTGCCGCTCGCGGCCGGCGGCGACACCCGCCGCCGATATGAGGAAGTCGCCGAGCTGTCCCATCCCAGGGAAGGCGGGCTCGGCGTCGGGATCAACGGACACGGCGGCCTCGAACGCCGTTCCGCGGAGCCACGCCACCAGTACGCCCGGCAGGTCTGGGTCGGGCGACAGCGACAGCGACATACCCGCCGCCTCAGCGATAGTGACGACCGCCACGAGCACCTCCGGGTGCCTTTGGTGCCGAACGAACAGCTCACCTGCACCGCCACATCCCGAGCAGCGATGCGTCCCGAATCAGCCGGCGGTGTCAGGTGCAGTGCCGGGTTCGGCGTGTCCCACAGTTATTCTGTGCGGAAGGGCCTACCAGCCTCGTAGAGTTTCAATCGCGCCTGCATGGCCTTCCGTTGTTCATCCGCCTTGGGGCCGAGCAACTCGATCGCTTTCTTTTGCGACTTGATTGCCTCATCGAACTGACCAGCCTCCGCGTAGGCGGCCGCCACCGTATCAAGGCACTCCGGTCGCTTTCCTCCGGATTTCTCATTCGACTTACTGGCGTATTCCAACGCCTTCCTGCCGTCGCGGAACTTGGGGTCGGGGCACGTTGCCAGCTGCCACGCCCAACTGTTGAGGAGGTTGGGATAGTCGGGATCACGCGTCAGCGCCTTCGCGAAGTCGGCCTGGGCATTGGCAAAGTCTTTCAGCGCGTGGCGCGCTTGGCCCCGCCGGTAATGCACCATTTCCATCTCCGGGTCGAGCCGCAGAGCCTCGGTGTAATCGGCCACGGCCTTAATGCTGTCCTGCTTGTACCACTGGTAGGCGCGGCCCCGGTAATGATGTGTGTGCGCCAGACACTTGTCTTTGCCGTCTCCGTTCCTGGAGAAATCGGTGCCGCCTTCGATCACCTTGGTGTAGTCAGCGATGGCCTTGTCGTACTCGCGCAGGGACTCATAGGCGAGGGCGCGATTGAACCGAGCACTGAAGCCCTTGGGATCGATCACCAGGATCTTCGTCAAGTCGGCCACCGCCTTCGCATACTCTCGCTTGTCGAGAGCGGGATGGCCGGCGTAGAGCGAACTGCGGCTGAAGTAGGCTTCCACGAACTGGGGGTCGAGTTCGATGGCCTTTGAGTAATCGGTAATGGCTTCGGTGTAGCGCCTGTTCTGCTCGTGGGCAAGAGCGCGCTCGTAGTAGCCTCGCGCTGTGGCGGGCTCGTCCGCACGGCCCCCGATCGCCAGCAGGCAGAGCGAGGTTACGGAAAGCAGACCGGATGTGCGCATGGGAATGCCCTCAGAAGACGCCGAACATAAAGCTCACCTGCACCGCGGCGTCCCGAGCAGCAGTGCGTTCCAAGTCAGACGGCGGTGTCAGGTGCAGCGCCGGGTTCGGCGCCTGCGGCACTCACCAGAACCGCCACCAGCGTCGACGCGGGGCCGACCCAACGGCGGCCTCGAAGTCGGCCTCTAGCACCTTCACCAACCCGGGACGGCCGGCGGCTCCGATCGCATCCAGGGCGAACCCGAGCGCCTCCCGGGCCGGCCGTGCCGACTCACCCGCCGCGGCTTCCGCCGCCTTCGCCGCGTGCTCCGCCACCTTCGCGGCGAACGACGCGACCAGCGCCGCCTCGGGGCCGGCCGGGCCGGGGTCGTGCTCCGCCTCGTCGGGCTCCAGCGGCACCGGGTAGTGGTACGGGATCAGCGCCCGACCGGCCGCCGCAAGGGCATCAATGTACGCCGCCCGCAGCCCGCCGCACGCCTGCCGCTCGGCCGCGGACTGCTCGGCCAGCGCGATGGCCCGGTCGACAGCTGCGACTCGGGTTGGGGCGGCATCCGGCCACGCCTCGGCGAACAGCGGCTGAACGCGGCGGGCGCACCGCACGGCAAAGGCCACCCGCAACCAGTGTGGCAGCCGTTCTGGGTCCACCTCTATCCCCCCTCCGTCGCCGAACGAACAGCTCACCTGCACCGCCACCACCAGATGAGCGGTGCGTTCCAAGTCAGCGGGCGGTGTCAGGTGCAGCGCCGGGTTCGGCTCGATGCTACTCCTTGCCGAGTACCAAGTCCACCACCCAGCAGCCGCGAACGTGCGGGCCGGGGCCGCGGCAGTGGTCGAGGATGTCGTCGGAGTCACAGCCCGCGTCTTGAAGCGCGTCAGCGAGAATCGGCATGGTGCAGAACTCACGCGACTCGTACATCTGCCGAGCGAACGCCAACACCTTCTGTGTGCGCCATTCGGGATCGAGGTCGACGGGGTGGAATGGGTTGCCCAGAACTTCGCGGAGGATAGTTGCCCCGACCGCGTTGGCTTGCCTCCGGTAACACCGTCCCGCCTCAGTTTGCGCCTCGTCCTCATCATCGTCTTGGGTGGGGTGTAACTCCCACCATTGATCCGCGAGTCGGTCTTGCATGAACGAAACCACCCTTGCGACAGTTTCCGAGCCGTACCTGCCATGATCGGGTGGCCAGCAGACCTCGAACGGGAACGTGCCTGGGATTTCATCGGCCTTGTCGGCGTACGCACGCACCTGAACGGCGAAGCTCGGATCGTCGGCGAAGGCTTCCGCGAGATCGAGAAGCCGAGATTCTTGGTCGCTGAAGGTGCCGCTGCGAATCAACCGGTAGATGCCACACCCAGCCAAGCGGTACTTGCGAGACGAGTATTTCCCGGTCTCCCACAGGTAGTTCTTCATCGGCCAAATGTCATCCGCGGACAACCACTCCGCTTCGGTCACAGTGCGCCTCCTGCGGCCGAACATAAAGCTCACCTGCACCGCCCCCTGCCAAGGGAGCGATGCCATCCAAGCTACATGGCGGTGTCAGGTGCAGCGCCGGGTTCGGCGTGCCTTTACTCCGCGCACAGGAAACCCGCGGCCTGCCACGCCGCAAAGCTCTGGGCTACTGGCTCAAAGCAGTCCGGCGTCATTGCCCCCATGCCGACGCTGTGGACCTGCCCGTCCGCGAGCGACAGCACGAGCGCGACCCCGCCGCTGTTGTCGCCGATCATCAGGTGCCCTGGGCAGTACGCCCGCGACTCGTGGGTGTCATTCCGCTCCATCACGGCGGTGCGACCGTACACCAGCGTCCGCCCATTGGCCGCGAGGAACGACACGGCGGTGCCCGCTAGGAAGGAACGGTACGGCTCCGGCAGCGGTCGCCCGAGCCATGTCTCGACCTCTTCCAGCGACTGCACGCCCTGCGCCCTCCGGTGGCCGAACGAACAGCTCACCTGCACCGCCATC belongs to Gemmata obscuriglobus and includes:
- a CDS encoding TIGR02996 domain-containing protein, yielding MSERAGFLSAILESPADDTARAAYADWLREQPGAFDRLHGRFLWAGLTLARFRGQEVVEDGMFFDALRDQAEAAPEVIAVQLQHVLGWGWNATEWAWDNETAAPDRIHVATIPPKVANETPAERRERRRSGRARTTAAGYERGCLTWVRVRAKQWELAGEKILGSCPLQRVELLELPGLVLSIESDDGWRLRGELRPPLTQRLDRAGTAAAPIEASEPDRMEEGFARDKFVRRFAHSTWAVLTRLHFMAGFAWPGPLPESMMGPGPYVGVDPSPELLGGI
- a CDS encoding terminase large subunit domain-containing protein, encoding MGWRPDPWQARFLTSPGKRESLLCSRQAGKSTATAARVVREALLYPRADCLVFCPTMRQSMEMLRKVRDFYRALGSPVAELADTKTSLELANGSRVISLPDSQEGVVGFSAPRLVVIDEGSRVSDELYKSVRPMLAVSKGQLLTLSTPFGNQGWFFDIWDDSAEGLKRRSKLHEPWQRTAVPASQIPRITPEFLEDERAELGERWFQQEYFLRFLDSIDAVFSQAVIHGARSEGIEPLFDLGA
- a CDS encoding HEAT repeat domain-containing protein yields the protein MSFMFGTQRASVVGLVDWHALAQKLGTLRDGGESGGSDLGRQALELIVGVDSLRSAVDYYVAGAPGSELARSVLALLKPLSAMERCLEIARSEADAESRRSAVELLRMVADGRGIAWAAEFLGDEDEGVQVWGAGIVDQLLWSGLADPEDCGQILEAMATHPNVGVQRQAAFVRSFLASRQKAAEPGAAPDTAI
- a CDS encoding SMI1/KNR4 family protein; the protein is MRRFLTVSLTPRQVSYLFGHRRAQGVQSLEEVETWLGRPLPEPYRSFLAGTAVSFLAANGRTLVYGRTAVMERNDTHESRAYCPGHLMIGDNSGGVALVLSLADGQVHSVGMGAMTPDCFEPVAQSFAAWQAAGFLCAE
- a CDS encoding tetratricopeptide repeat protein, with protein sequence MRTSGLLSVTSLCLLAIGGRADEPATARGYYERALAHEQNRRYTEAITDYSKAIELDPQFVEAYFSRSSLYAGHPALDKREYAKAVADLTKILVIDPKGFSARFNRALAYESLREYDKAIADYTKVIEGGTDFSRNGDGKDKCLAHTHHYRGRAYQWYKQDSIKAVADYTEALRLDPEMEMVHYRRGQARHALKDFANAQADFAKALTRDPDYPNLLNSWAWQLATCPDPKFRDGRKALEYASKSNEKSGGKRPECLDTVAAAYAEAGQFDEAIKSQKKAIELLGPKADEQRKAMQARLKLYEAGRPFRTE
- a CDS encoding SMI1/KNR4 family protein, which codes for MRPRTAVVSEPNPALHLTPPCSLDGIAHRVMAVQVSCSFGHRRAQGVQSLEEVETWLGRPLPEPYRSFLAGTAVSFLAANGRTLVYGRTAVMERNDTHESRAYCPGHLMIGDNSGGVALVLSLADGQVHSVGMGAMTPDCFEPVAQSFAAWQAAGFLCAE